Proteins encoded in a region of the Equus asinus isolate D_3611 breed Donkey chromosome X, EquAss-T2T_v2, whole genome shotgun sequence genome:
- the LOC123282709 gene encoding melanoma-associated antigen 8-like: MNLGRMGELCKREEDHQDPREAQGLVDAQLSGAEEEEAISPSSSPSVPFLGTLEEVAVAATTSPEQGHPSAQPSPTAMAATPWSQSRDNGSSIQDEEGPRVWEDPGDANSSLQDALRLKVSDLVGFLLLKYRTKEPTTKAEMLNTVLRDYQDHFPVIFRQASEHMQLVFGIDVKEVDPSDHSYVLVTTLGLTYDGMLSGEQSMPKTGLLVMLLGVIHLQGDCVPEEDVWEALSVMGVRAGREHFIYGEPRELITKVWVREQYVEYRQVPSSDPARYEFLWGPRAHAETSKMKVLEYFLRVSSRDPNPFLQLCEEAVSDEEGAPEPEGGQARGRPMPSTFSCWA, encoded by the coding sequence ATGAATCTAGGTAGGATGGGTGAGCTCTGCAAGCGTGAGGAAGACCATCAGGACCCAAGAGAGGCCCAGGGCCTGGTGGATGCGCAGCTGTctggggctgaggaggaggaggccatatccccctcatcctccccctctgtccccttcctgggcaccctggaggaggtggctgtGGCTGCGACCACGAGTCCTGAACAGGGCCATCCGAGTGCTCAACCCTCCCCCACTGCCATGGCAGCCACTCCATGGAGCCAGTCCAGAGACAACGGCTCCAGCATCCAAGATGAGGAGGGACCAAGGGTCTGGGAGGACCCTGGAGATGCCAACTCCTCGCTCCAAGATGCACTACGTTTGAAGGTCTCTGACCTGGTGGGGTTCCTGCTTCTCAAGTATCGCACAAAGGAGCCCACCACAAAGGCGGAGATGCTGAATACGGTCCTCAGAGATTACCAGGACCATTTCCCTGTGATCTTCAGACAAGCCTCTGAGCACATGCAGCTTGTCTTTGGCATTGACGTGAAGGAAGTGGACCCCAGTGACCACTCTTATGTCCTGGTCACCACCCTGGGCCTCACCTACGATGGGATGCTGAGTGGTGAGCAGAGCATGCCCAAGACTGGCCTCCTGGTGATGCTCCTGGGTGTGATCCACCTGCAGGGTGACTGTGTCCCTGAGGAGGACGTCTGGGAAGCACTGAGTGTCATGGGGGTGCGTGCCGGGAGGGAGCACTTCATCTACGGGGAGCCCAGGGAGCTTATCACTAAAGTTTGGGTGCGGGAGCAGTACGTGGAGTACCGGCAGGTGCCCAGCAGCGATCCTGCTCGCTACGAGTTCCTGTGGGGTCCCAGGGCCCACGCTGAAACCAGCAAGATGAAAGTCCTGGAGTATTTCCTCAGGGTCAGTAGCAGGGATCCCAATCCCTTCCTCCAGCTGTGTGAAGAGGCTGTGAGTGATGAGGAAGGGGCACCTGAGCCCGAGGGCGGCCAGGCACGGGGCAGGCCCATGCCCAGCACCTTCTCCTGCTGGGCATGA